In a single window of the Pseudodesulfovibrio profundus genome:
- a CDS encoding CerR family C-terminal domain-containing protein: MSDAPKSLNKKAQGEETRATLIAVGAKLFALHGFHGVSMRKLASESEVNLATVGYHFGGKAGLYEAILREIFDVRDNLFPSAQETREQVAKAGTDPKRLGDVVSWYVHRMVNGLLDCEENFWPAFLISREFAQPTAQFKALEQEFFDPVFESLMTLVCAVLPKDTDREEQIIAAHCMIGMVVKFLEGAELINRRLEWESYKGRGTEKIAEVLGKRMRGFFGLPMENI, translated from the coding sequence ATGAGTGATGCGCCGAAATCATTGAATAAAAAGGCTCAAGGGGAAGAGACTCGGGCCACGCTGATTGCAGTGGGTGCCAAGTTGTTCGCCCTGCACGGATTTCATGGTGTGTCCATGCGGAAACTGGCTTCGGAGTCAGAGGTCAATCTGGCGACTGTGGGCTACCACTTTGGCGGCAAGGCGGGATTGTATGAGGCGATCCTGCGTGAAATATTCGATGTCCGCGACAACTTGTTCCCTTCCGCTCAAGAGACCAGAGAGCAGGTTGCCAAGGCCGGCACTGACCCCAAGCGACTGGGGGATGTTGTCTCCTGGTATGTACACCGGATGGTGAACGGGCTGCTTGATTGTGAAGAGAACTTTTGGCCCGCATTCCTCATTTCTCGTGAGTTCGCCCAGCCCACAGCTCAGTTCAAGGCTCTGGAGCAGGAGTTTTTCGATCCTGTCTTCGAGTCCCTGATGACTCTTGTCTGTGCCGTGCTGCCCAAGGATACGGATAGGGAAGAGCAGATCATTGCAGCGCACTGCATGATCGGCATGGTCGTCAAATTTCTTGAAGGTGCCGAACTTATCAATCGCCGTCTTGAGTGGGAAAGCTACAAGGGACGTGGAACCGAAAAAATAGCCGAGGTCCTCGGCAAACGCATGCGAGGCTTTTTTGGCCTCCCCATGGAGAATATATAA
- a CDS encoding efflux RND transporter periplasmic adaptor subunit, with the protein MNRFIPFALLLCLVSLQACNQSPEEVKTPVRPVKTMVVKSNDEGRRWTFSGTAEDALETDLSFRVNGKIVHFPGDQIGRKFAEGDIIARLDPADYELEVRQAKANLEQVRAKFVRAEADLKRNRQLYERNVISLGELDQIEAEFKSYDAQLKASAKQLEIAQKHLLYTVLHAPFNGWIGKVETKIHQNVNAGQPVVSFNAGRQMKMYVAVPDVLITQVQEGDEVEVVFDAIPGKTMTGKVMEVSVDSASGSAYPVKVYLDNKEKLIRSGMSGHVNFLHQGSGKDRLFVPPVAVVGKPDGSRIVWVVDPETSTVKPRTVTVGELSALGLEVLGGVSSGDIVVTRGVHSLKEGLKVRFSKNGLEG; encoded by the coding sequence ATGAACCGTTTTATTCCTTTTGCCCTCTTGCTGTGCCTTGTTTCCTTGCAGGCATGCAACCAGTCGCCGGAAGAGGTCAAGACACCGGTTCGTCCGGTCAAGACCATGGTGGTGAAGAGCAACGACGAAGGGCGTCGCTGGACGTTTTCGGGTACGGCGGAAGATGCGCTCGAAACCGACCTTTCCTTCCGCGTCAATGGCAAGATCGTTCATTTTCCGGGTGATCAGATCGGTCGCAAATTTGCTGAGGGAGACATCATCGCGCGGCTCGATCCCGCTGATTACGAGCTGGAGGTCCGGCAGGCCAAGGCCAACCTTGAGCAGGTCAGGGCCAAATTTGTTCGCGCCGAGGCTGATTTGAAGCGTAATCGTCAGCTGTATGAACGCAATGTCATTTCCCTTGGCGAGCTGGATCAGATTGAAGCGGAATTCAAGTCCTATGACGCCCAGCTCAAGGCCTCTGCCAAGCAACTGGAAATTGCGCAGAAACATTTGCTCTATACCGTTCTCCATGCGCCTTTCAACGGCTGGATCGGCAAGGTGGAAACCAAGATTCACCAGAACGTGAACGCCGGGCAACCCGTGGTTTCGTTCAATGCTGGTCGCCAGATGAAGATGTATGTTGCCGTGCCTGACGTGCTCATTACGCAGGTCCAGGAAGGGGATGAAGTGGAAGTGGTCTTTGACGCCATCCCCGGCAAAACCATGACCGGCAAGGTGATGGAAGTGAGCGTGGATTCCGCATCCGGTTCCGCTTATCCCGTGAAAGTGTATCTCGACAATAAAGAAAAGCTGATCCGCAGCGGCATGTCAGGGCATGTCAACTTCCTGCATCAGGGATCGGGAAAAGACCGCTTGTTCGTTCCGCCCGTAGCCGTGGTCGGCAAGCCGGACGGTTCTCGCATCGTGTGGGTCGTCGATCCTGAGACTTCCACCGTTAAGCCCCGCACGGTCACTGTGGGTGAATTGTCCGCCCTTGGCCTTGAAGTGCTTGGCGGTGTTTCCTCCGGCGATATCGTCGTGACCCGTGGCGTGCAC
- a CDS encoding patatin-like phospholipase family protein: MKFRNSCSPLYAKGRIAVVICVLVVMLATLSGCGVKRYGLPVDAEGEVKVMDFEAIRYYGDTAPENLKDSLERWYERYSKATHGKKITMLSLSGGGANGAFGAGFLVGWTSTMTRPQFDMVTGVSTGALFAPFAFLGPGYDAVIKLLYTSYSTDMLVERRSIGYALSGDSIYSTRLMRQVMETFYSDKLIDAIAEEHRKGRMLIIGTTNLDEMRPVYWDIGAIAEYGTPEAYQLVRDVILASAAIPVAFPPVYIKVRNNGYEYDEMHVDGGVTNQVFSYPPSIRLRDELKKMGEERDVELYVIRNDALRSKRTIVAPRIADIASRSLMGLIRNQGIGDLYRIYYTAKRDDVSFHLAVIPPEVDQKSDEMFSPEYMKKLFEIGRSKAMGEKPWLKDLPHDLMRGAF, from the coding sequence ATGAAATTTCGAAATTCGTGTTCCCCCTTGTATGCCAAGGGACGGATCGCTGTTGTCATCTGTGTGCTTGTGGTGATGCTGGCGACTCTCTCGGGCTGTGGCGTAAAACGATACGGCTTGCCTGTCGATGCCGAGGGTGAGGTCAAGGTAATGGATTTTGAAGCGATCCGTTACTATGGCGATACGGCCCCGGAGAATCTCAAGGATTCCCTGGAGCGCTGGTATGAACGGTACAGCAAGGCAACACATGGCAAGAAAATTACCATGCTCAGCCTTTCCGGTGGTGGGGCCAATGGTGCCTTCGGCGCAGGATTCCTCGTAGGATGGACTTCCACCATGACGCGGCCGCAGTTCGATATGGTCACCGGCGTGTCCACCGGCGCACTCTTTGCCCCTTTTGCATTCCTTGGTCCGGGGTACGATGCAGTCATCAAGCTGCTTTACACCAGCTATTCCACCGACATGCTCGTCGAGCGACGTTCCATCGGCTACGCATTGTCCGGTGACTCCATCTACAGCACGCGCCTCATGCGACAGGTCATGGAGACATTCTACAGCGACAAGCTTATCGATGCCATTGCCGAAGAGCATCGCAAAGGGCGCATGCTCATCATCGGCACCACCAATCTGGACGAGATGCGCCCCGTGTACTGGGATATCGGTGCCATCGCCGAGTATGGAACTCCAGAGGCATACCAATTGGTACGCGATGTCATTCTGGCATCAGCAGCCATTCCGGTGGCTTTCCCCCCGGTCTACATCAAGGTCCGCAACAATGGCTATGAATACGATGAAATGCATGTGGATGGCGGTGTGACCAATCAGGTTTTTTCGTATCCTCCGAGCATACGGCTTCGTGATGAATTGAAAAAAATGGGTGAAGAGCGTGACGTTGAACTCTATGTCATCCGCAATGACGCCTTGCGCTCCAAGCGAACCATCGTGGCGCCGCGTATTGCTGACATTGCTTCACGATCACTAATGGGATTGATTCGCAATCAGGGCATCGGCGATCTGTACCGGATATATTACACGGCCAAACGGGACGATGTTTCCTTTCATCTGGCGGTCATTCCACCCGAGGTGGACCAGAAATCCGACGAGATGTTCAGCCCGGAATATATGAAGAAGCTGTTTGAAATAGGCCGCTCCAAAGCCATGGGTGAAAAACCGTGGCTCAAAGACCTCCCTCATGACCTGATGCGTGGCGCTTTCTAG